In one Solidesulfovibrio fructosivorans JJ] genomic region, the following are encoded:
- a CDS encoding GGDEF domain-containing protein codes for MLQSLDIRTVLFEGALVCFAIFGIMAYHCLARKTYPGFRYWTFGFMCVGTGAILVALRGNLPDVLSIILANLLIAAMPFTLAWGLTVFLDVPWTRRTIHIVIFVALLLALTWSTYVSPSLYWRIICVSLVFLVFFAEALRIAVKHLPEALGAQNWLLVTMIAFSLVSMALRLGIAASMGSSLTFFRNGGAWQSAAILLTILSMVGIMASLIILNAQRLELELKEANRKIEILANQDGLTSLFNRRYFDKKLVQEFKRLQRSAQPLSLIMADIDCFKNFNDTYGHQAGDDCIRAIADAFKQSGGRVSDIAARYGGEEFVMLLPNTDTRGANTVAREISERVTAKAIAHATSVAAPIVTLSMGVATIMPARSMRPKTLVEMADQALYASKSNGRNQIRNYAPEQKTRLAPTCADTA; via the coding sequence ATGCTGCAATCGTTGGATATACGGACGGTGCTCTTCGAAGGCGCGCTCGTCTGCTTCGCTATTTTCGGGATCATGGCCTATCATTGCCTGGCCAGAAAAACCTATCCCGGATTCCGCTACTGGACCTTCGGCTTCATGTGCGTGGGCACGGGAGCCATTCTCGTTGCGCTGCGCGGAAACCTGCCCGATGTTCTTTCCATTATACTGGCCAATCTGTTGATCGCCGCGATGCCGTTCACGCTGGCCTGGGGATTGACCGTTTTCCTGGATGTTCCATGGACGCGTCGAACGATTCATATCGTCATTTTCGTGGCGCTTCTCCTGGCCCTGACCTGGTCGACGTATGTCTCACCGAGCCTGTATTGGCGAATTATATGTGTTTCTCTTGTTTTCCTCGTATTTTTTGCCGAAGCACTGCGGATTGCGGTCAAACATCTTCCCGAGGCGCTCGGCGCGCAAAACTGGCTTCTCGTAACGATGATCGCTTTTTCCCTCGTCTCCATGGCGCTACGGCTCGGCATCGCGGCCTCCATGGGCTCTTCACTGACCTTTTTCCGAAACGGCGGCGCATGGCAAAGCGCAGCAATCTTGCTGACCATTTTGAGCATGGTCGGCATCATGGCCTCCCTAATCATTCTAAACGCCCAACGCCTGGAGCTCGAACTCAAGGAAGCCAATCGCAAAATCGAAATCCTCGCCAATCAGGACGGGCTGACGAGTCTTTTCAACAGAAGATATTTCGACAAGAAGCTCGTACAGGAATTCAAACGGCTGCAACGCAGCGCCCAGCCGCTATCCCTCATCATGGCCGACATCGACTGTTTCAAGAACTTCAACGACACGTATGGGCATCAGGCCGGGGACGATTGCATCCGCGCCATCGCCGACGCTTTCAAACAGTCGGGCGGCCGCGTGTCGGACATCGCCGCCCGCTACGGCGGAGAGGAATTCGTGATGCTCTTGCCCAACACGGACACGCGCGGGGCCAATACCGTGGCGCGGGAAATAAGCGAACGGGTGACAGCGAAAGCCATTGCGCACGCCACGTCGGTCGCGGCTCCCATCGTGACCCTCAGCATGGGCGTGGCCACGATCATGCCGGCCCGGTCGATGCGGCCCAAAACGCTGGTCGAAATGGCCGACCAGGCGCTCTATGCCAGCAAATCGAACGGTCGAAACCAAATCCGCAACTACGCGCCAGAGCAAAAGACGCGGCTGGCCCCCACCTGCGCCGACACGGCTTGA
- a CDS encoding rubredoxin, whose translation MALDRYICLQCGYTYDPKRGDPKGGIEPGTPGEKLPEDWRCPVCQADQRQFARRDD comes from the coding sequence ATGGCGCTCGATCGCTACATCTGCCTGCAGTGCGGCTACACCTACGATCCCAAACGCGGCGATCCCAAAGGCGGGATCGAACCCGGTACGCCCGGTGAAAAACTGCCCGAGGACTGGCGCTGCCCCGTCTGCCAGGCCGACCAGCGGCAATTCGCCCGCCGTGATGATTAA
- a CDS encoding c-type cytochrome, which translates to MKNRNVYFALVLATLLLVFGVWILAFFRSTLVTKRMETPQAPPRQNAKAPAVPQLFNPPRPEDAPESIRAEVMLGYRIMTETKKYAGKYINNDLSCTNCHFDGGRSINSISLVGVGARYPLFRARRDYTADLTLRTQGCFERSMNGTAPAYNSQIMQSLLVYFQWISKGIPIYAEQPWTLPHDLGNSHKPDVANGAKVYTDVCARCHGDNGQGTPIAPPLWGDGSYNDGAGMHRIRTFSVFTWRYMPKSAPTLTQEQALDVAGFVHEKPRPKLVSTHPDKVEQIIPLSEVK; encoded by the coding sequence ATGAAAAACCGCAATGTGTATTTCGCGCTGGTGCTGGCAACACTCCTGCTTGTCTTCGGCGTCTGGATCCTGGCTTTTTTCCGGTCCACCCTCGTGACCAAGCGGATGGAGACGCCCCAGGCGCCTCCTCGCCAGAACGCCAAGGCCCCGGCCGTCCCGCAGCTCTTCAATCCGCCCCGTCCCGAGGACGCCCCGGAAAGCATCCGCGCCGAGGTCATGCTCGGCTACAGGATCATGACCGAGACGAAGAAGTACGCCGGAAAATACATCAACAACGACCTGTCCTGCACCAACTGCCACTTCGACGGCGGGCGCAGCATCAACAGCATTTCCCTGGTCGGGGTCGGGGCGCGCTATCCGCTCTTTCGAGCCCGCCGCGACTACACCGCCGACCTGACCCTGCGCACCCAGGGCTGCTTCGAACGCAGCATGAACGGCACCGCCCCGGCCTACAACAGCCAGATCATGCAGTCCCTGCTCGTCTACTTCCAGTGGATATCCAAGGGCATTCCCATTTACGCCGAGCAGCCCTGGACCCTGCCCCACGACCTGGGCAATTCCCATAAGCCGGATGTGGCCAACGGGGCCAAGGTCTACACGGACGTCTGCGCCAGATGTCACGGCGACAACGGCCAGGGCACGCCCATCGCGCCGCCGCTCTGGGGCGACGGCTCCTACAACGACGGGGCCGGCATGCACCGCATCCGCACCTTTTCCGTGTTCACCTGGCGCTACATGCCCAAAAGCGCCCCGACCCTGACCCAGGAGCAGGCCCTGGACGTGGCCGGATTCGTGCACGAAAAACCGCGTCCCAAGCTCGTCAGCACCCACCCCGACAAGGTCGAGCAGATCATCCCCCTGTCCGAGGTGAAGTAA
- a CDS encoding c-type cytochrome — protein sequence MIFPILNIPGLGNGMTIALNAVLHVLISHGVAIGLVAMLALFQTMTYLGRGAFWGQISRTLLGPTVVITTSIGAVTGVGIWFITGTLAPEGIGSLIHLFFWPWFIEWGAFTSEVVLLLTYYYLWDRLAEERPRTLMILGWGYVGMAVCSAILISGILGFMLTPDGWPFSGGFRRAYFNPTFIPQCFLRVSEGLALGALFVVTWIAWRYKGPREERGRALRLAGAIFLGAALVATASCFVYFSRVPMTYLTHWKFAVATSALSQRPDFLPLANGLAGLLVLATALAALLRRPGLCRALCVPTIILCVGLVTEFERVREFVRGPYLLPGYLYANQIPLVESKGLAAKNEAFMPTMRWVNDNGIQSPAMRDGAALFAANCGVCHTEGGINDIRKRIAGRTLDGVNAITAITEGLAPFMTPFTGTEQERLLLANYLFTLANQDARLQGPAPKEK from the coding sequence ATGATCTTCCCCATCCTGAACATTCCGGGTCTCGGCAATGGCATGACCATCGCCCTCAATGCCGTGCTGCACGTGCTTATAAGCCACGGCGTGGCCATCGGCCTCGTCGCCATGCTGGCGCTGTTCCAGACCATGACGTACCTGGGCAGGGGGGCGTTTTGGGGGCAAATCAGCCGTACGCTCCTGGGGCCGACCGTGGTGATCACGACCTCGATCGGCGCGGTCACGGGCGTCGGCATCTGGTTCATCACCGGGACACTCGCCCCTGAGGGCATCGGGTCGCTCATCCACCTCTTTTTCTGGCCCTGGTTCATCGAATGGGGCGCGTTCACCTCGGAAGTGGTGCTCCTTTTGACCTATTACTATCTCTGGGACCGGCTGGCCGAAGAGCGGCCGAGGACGCTCATGATCCTCGGCTGGGGCTACGTCGGTATGGCGGTTTGTTCCGCCATCCTCATCTCGGGCATCCTGGGCTTCATGCTCACCCCCGACGGCTGGCCCTTTTCCGGCGGCTTCAGGCGGGCCTATTTCAACCCGACCTTCATTCCCCAATGTTTTCTGCGGGTGTCCGAGGGCCTGGCGCTCGGCGCGCTCTTCGTCGTCACCTGGATCGCCTGGCGGTACAAGGGTCCGCGTGAGGAACGCGGCCGGGCGTTGCGCCTTGCCGGCGCAATCTTTCTCGGCGCGGCCCTGGTCGCCACGGCGAGCTGCTTCGTTTACTTCTCCCGGGTGCCCATGACCTACCTCACCCACTGGAAGTTCGCCGTGGCCACCTCGGCCCTGTCGCAACGCCCGGATTTCCTACCCCTGGCCAACGGGTTGGCCGGACTGCTGGTGCTGGCGACGGCCCTGGCGGCGCTTTTGCGGCGGCCGGGACTTTGCCGGGCGCTTTGCGTCCCGACCATCATCCTGTGCGTGGGGCTGGTGACGGAATTCGAGCGCGTGCGCGAGTTCGTGCGCGGCCCGTATCTGCTGCCGGGCTACTTGTACGCCAACCAGATCCCGCTGGTGGAAAGCAAGGGGCTCGCCGCGAAAAACGAGGCGTTTATGCCCACCATGCGCTGGGTCAACGACAACGGGATCCAATCCCCGGCCATGCGCGACGGGGCGGCGCTTTTTGCGGCCAACTGCGGCGTGTGCCACACCGAAGGCGGCATCAACGACATCCGCAAACGCATCGCCGGCCGCACCCTGGACGGCGTTAACGCCATCACCGCCATCACCGAGGGCCTGGCCCCGTTCATGACGCCTTTTACCGGCACCGAACAGGAACGCCTGCTTCTGGCCAATTACCTTTTCACCTTGGCCAACCAGGATGCACGCCTGCAAGGGCCGGCGCCCAAGGAGAAGTAG